A single window of Vibrio campbellii CAIM 519 = NBRC 15631 = ATCC 25920 DNA harbors:
- the putP gene encoding sodium/proline symporter PutP produces the protein MIENSFAITTTFVAYLLIMVAIGVYAYKRTSNSSDYFLGGRSLGPWPAALSAGASDMSGWLLLGLPGYAYAAGIEAFWLAGGLLVGTWLNWLISAKRLRTYSIQTDALTLPEFLSRRFNDKSKLIQTISAFFILLFFLFYTSSGLVAGGKLFETVFGLDYSIAVIIGTVCVVSYTLFGGFLAVSWTDLVQGLLMAAALMIVPVAVMDGGLGQLATDMHNINPELLTLWNDVKGEPLSAIAIISLVAWGLGYFGQPHILARFKASRSNKDLTTARRIAVGWTTLSMAGAMLVGLVGLVWVTGHPGTQVDDGEKIFMLLVNTAFHPVIAGILLAAILAAVMSTADSQLLVSSSALAEDFYKQVIKPDATSEEVVMIGRVGVIVISLIALFLAMTPDSSVLGLVSYAWAGFGAAFGPAVVLSLYWSGMNRNGALAGILIGGVTIVVWKQLTGGWFDVYEIVPGIIFSTIAIVVVSKLTGGAAQEVLELD, from the coding sequence ATGATAGAAAATAGCTTTGCTATCACGACCACTTTCGTGGCGTACTTACTAATTATGGTTGCCATTGGCGTTTACGCGTATAAGAGAACTTCCAATTCATCTGATTACTTCCTAGGTGGTCGTAGCCTTGGTCCATGGCCAGCGGCACTTTCCGCGGGCGCATCAGACATGAGTGGCTGGTTGCTACTTGGTCTTCCGGGGTATGCGTATGCAGCAGGTATTGAAGCATTCTGGCTAGCAGGTGGTCTGCTTGTGGGTACATGGCTAAACTGGTTAATCAGTGCAAAACGCCTTCGTACTTATAGTATCCAAACTGATGCGCTGACTCTACCTGAGTTCTTATCACGTCGTTTTAACGATAAGTCGAAACTGATTCAGACAATCTCTGCGTTCTTCATTCTTCTATTCTTCCTTTTCTACACCAGCTCAGGCTTGGTAGCTGGGGGGAAACTGTTTGAGACCGTATTCGGTTTGGATTACAGCATTGCTGTTATCATTGGTACGGTGTGCGTGGTTTCATACACGCTATTTGGTGGTTTCCTAGCGGTTTCTTGGACGGACTTGGTACAAGGTCTATTGATGGCGGCGGCGCTAATGATCGTGCCTGTTGCCGTTATGGATGGTGGCCTAGGTCAACTAGCGACGGACATGCACAACATCAACCCAGAGCTATTAACGCTTTGGAACGACGTAAAAGGTGAGCCTCTATCTGCTATTGCGATCATCTCTTTGGTGGCATGGGGCCTTGGTTACTTTGGTCAGCCGCACATCCTAGCGCGCTTCAAAGCTTCTCGTTCAAACAAAGACCTAACAACAGCGCGTCGTATCGCTGTGGGTTGGACTACGCTTTCTATGGCGGGTGCAATGTTGGTTGGTCTTGTTGGTCTAGTATGGGTAACTGGTCACCCTGGTACACAGGTTGATGATGGCGAGAAAATCTTCATGCTATTGGTGAACACGGCATTCCACCCGGTGATTGCAGGTATCCTATTGGCGGCAATCCTAGCGGCGGTAATGAGTACTGCGGATTCACAGCTTCTAGTCTCTTCATCAGCTCTTGCAGAAGACTTCTACAAGCAAGTGATTAAGCCAGATGCAACGTCTGAAGAAGTGGTCATGATTGGTCGTGTAGGCGTTATCGTTATTTCTCTTATCGCGCTATTCCTAGCAATGACGCCAGACAGCTCTGTTCTTGGTCTTGTATCTTACGCTTGGGCAGGCTTTGGTGCTGCGTTTGGTCCAGCAGTTGTGCTTAGCCTTTACTGGAGCGGCATGAACCGTAACGGTGCACTAGCAGGTATCCTAATTGGCGGCGTGACTATCGTTGTTTGGAAACAGCTAACAGGCGGTTGGTTCGATGTGTACGAAATCGTACCAGGTATCATCTTCTCAACGATTGCGATCGTTGTTGTAAGTAAGTTGACTGGTGGTGCAGCGCAAGAAGTGCTTGAGCTAGACTGA
- a CDS encoding GNAT family N-acetyltransferase: METKRLKLIPACLERAEEAHQAVLRSQKTLEVYLPWVPHVLTLEAMIEGTEKAIANFENFEEELRYFIIEKESDRLIGAVGLMIKDQEVPSFEIGYWQDDSAVGNGYISEAVLELERYAFEDLGARRIAITADSTNLKSRAVAKRCGYDFEGELRHDSVSTSGELSNTVVYAKIRH, encoded by the coding sequence ATGGAGACGAAACGTCTTAAGCTAATCCCCGCTTGTTTAGAGCGTGCAGAAGAAGCACATCAAGCGGTATTACGAAGCCAAAAGACACTCGAAGTGTATCTTCCTTGGGTACCACATGTGCTCACACTAGAGGCCATGATTGAGGGAACAGAAAAAGCCATCGCGAACTTTGAAAATTTCGAAGAGGAGTTACGTTACTTCATCATTGAAAAAGAGAGTGATCGCTTAATTGGTGCCGTTGGCTTAATGATTAAAGATCAGGAAGTACCCTCATTTGAAATCGGTTACTGGCAGGATGATAGCGCTGTAGGGAATGGCTACATTTCCGAAGCGGTGCTTGAACTAGAGCGCTACGCGTTTGAAGATCTTGGTGCGAGGCGCATTGCTATTACTGCAGATTCAACCAACCTAAAAAGCCGCGCCGTCGCAAAGCGTTGTGGTTATGACTTTGAGGGTGAGCTTAGACACGATAGTGTTTCTACCTCAGGAGAACTGAGTAACACGGTAGTTTACGCCAAAATCCGTCACTAA
- a CDS encoding RNA recognition motif domain-containing protein codes for MKLLVRNLARQTTEQDMRALFSEHGKVELCTLVLDQETGLSKGFGFVIMPDEAEAIAALEALNMTSVAKSKIRVKVAQD; via the coding sequence ATGAAACTTTTAGTAAGAAACTTGGCTCGTCAAACGACTGAGCAAGACATGCGTGCACTATTCTCTGAGCACGGCAAAGTGGAACTGTGTACATTGGTTCTTGATCAAGAAACCGGTTTATCAAAAGGCTTCGGCTTTGTGATCATGCCAGATGAAGCAGAAGCGATTGCTGCACTGGAAGCGCTGAACATGACCAGCGTAGCGAAAAGCAAGATTCGCGTGAAAGTCGCTCAAGACTAA